The Persephonella sp. region GAGAATAATATAATAAATCTTTAGGACGTTGTCAAGACTTTTTTAACCTTTCTATAGATTTTTTGATATCTTCCATTGCAGTTTTAGAATCTTTGAAAGACTTTACTTTAACCCATTTCCCTGGTTCAAGCTCTTTGTAATGCTCAAAGAAGTGTTTAATTTTATCAAGGGTGGCCTGTGGCAAATCATTAACTTCTTTTATATCGTCAAATGTTTTATCTAATTTTGAAACGGGAACTGCTATTATTTTTGTATCTATCCCTTCCTCATCTTCCATTTCAAGCATTCCTATAGGTCTGCTTCTGATAACACTTCCTGGAGCAAC contains the following coding sequences:
- the ppa gene encoding inorganic diphosphatase, with translation MDLSKIPAGKNPPEDIYVVVEIPQGSSIKYEVDKESGAVFVDRFLYTAMYYPFNYGFIPNTLAEDGDPTDVLVISSQPVAPGSVIRSRPIGMLEMEDEEGIDTKIIAVPVSKLDKTFDDIKEVNDLPQATLDKIKHFFEHYKELEPGKWVKVKSFKDSKTAMEDIKKSIERLKKS